GTCTGAAGCTGGTTATCCAGTTACTACTACCCTTTATTTTTTGAGATGAGCAGGGTGAAATCATTACTAGACCTAGAGGATATTTTTCATCATGAGCATCAAGCTATCTCTCCCATCCTTCTTCTTCCTATTATTTCTCTCATAAGAACATTTTACCACTGACACCTCATTCGTACATATGTGACTCAGGAGTATGCACAAAAATAAGTTTACACATAAATAGATGTCTGTATTCTATACCTCTCCTCTTTTAGAAGTGTCCCCCCATCGTAAGTTGAAGTGAGGTGGAGGTTCCTCTCCTGGGATCAGCACAGATATTTTGTTATGGTTGATGTATGATAAGCTGGTTACCTGGAGACAGAAGTCTGTGGACAAGCTGTGGGGAAACAGTATGTCAGTGGAGGTGTGCAATAAGGGCATTATCTGATTTGACAGGGGCTATGGTCATCCAGTCAGGTTCCGATTTGACTACACAGGCCCTCCAATGCAGTTTGAATATTTTGCATTGGTTTACGTCTTTCGGGTTTCTTTCTGTATACTGTTCTCCACCATTCTGTATCCCATACACTAGCCAAAACGTTATTACAGTTGCAAAGTGCTATCTGTTTAAGCAGAAATCTCTACAATTGCATGACAATTTACAGAtactgtgaaaaaaatatttaccttttATAGAAAAACCCAACAACTTCTTTATACGGATATattatgcaattttaatattatataatggTAAGGTTTATGAGAAGGCTTAACTAATCAAGAAGTCAATGGAGCAGACATTAATTATAATTCATAGCTTTAAGTATAGGTTATACATTAGACTACGtatatattgcttttatttataGATTGTTACATAACCAGTGTGTTCCTTAACTGGAGAACAGTTTGCTTTGTGGTTTGAGAGCAATGTTATTTCAAAGAGAAAAGAGGTGTAATGTCCATTATCTTATGGTCATATGAGAAAGGAGtaaaatctgttttattattttaattacaacTAAAAACGATACTATTTGGCTGTATAAATTGTTCAGACAACTGTCCTGATTGCTAAAAGGCTGGATCTGTGCCCAATATGTTTGTGTTAACATTAATCATCTTAATCCCTTGACACCCCAATTCTGAGGTCAGCTGATGACAATACGTAGAGCTATAGGGGCTCATGCAGAGTGAGATGTACGCCCATTTATGTACCGtatctttttgtgtttttattgcacTGTGCATACTCAGAAGGTAAACAAATGCAACTGTGGCTATTTATACCCGTTTGGCACTTATGTCTCCTTAATCTTAAAGAGGCAAGatgggggaaggaaggggtgttctaatgtaAGGCGTGTTCGATTTAGACTGGAACATAGTTGCATATACGGCTGTAAGAGCGGTTTTATTTACaagtcaggggcaggtgtaagtggtgGTGTGTGCTTATTAATTTAACATGGGACTAAGTTTAGGGAAAAAGAGAAGCGGTTGAATGGCAGGAACTTGTCCATTTTTGTCATGAGCACAAAATGACAGGAATGTACTTGTTAGATAGTTAGATGTGCTAGATAAAGCTTAAGGTGAATTCAAAACTTATCTTTGAGGTGAACATGTTCTTTGAGAGTTCACTCTAAACCTGTAAGCATACTAAAGCTTGCCGAGTTGTATACTGTTCCAAAATTAGACCCACTACCAATTTCCTAAACTTTTATCAGAAGGCTAAAATATAGAGAGAGCATCTCTGTGACCATTTTATAAGTCCTCAAGGATGTGATTCATATCTAGTTGAGTATATCATCTCCTGCATGTTATGCCAGGTTCTCCATACCATTGCACCAACACCCATGCCTGTGACAAATTTCTTATTGATACATGTACCTATTATTTGCATTGGTGGTTCTATTAATCTAGGCTGAAGTCCTCACCGAAATTCTCCAAGTATACATTAAAAACTTAACTTCAATTACATTGTCTCATGGAGGAGACAGTTTGGAGGCTATAAGATCTGCTACCTTGTGCCTGGGGATTTTACAGGCAACCAAATGTCGCCTGTGTGGTTGAAGGACTTCTGTTTTATTTCATCCACTACTTTATCTCCAGGTACCTTAACTCCACATAACCTTCCTTCTCCCAAAGTGCCAGGTTTTTTTaaggacattttttttctattctattaTAGTATTACGTATTatagagtgagtgtgtgtgtgtgtgtgtgtgtgtgtgtatatatacacacactatatggacaaaagtattcggatacTTGACCAttaaaccaacagggactgtaatgatattgtgttcaaatacatatactatatagTTTTAGCACGATAAcagttttccacaagatgttggagtgtttctgtgggaatttgtgcccattcatgctGTACAGCATTCATGAGGTCagactgatgttggacaagaaggcctgactcgcaatctccgttccagtttatcccaaaggtgttggatggagctgaggtcagggctctgtgtgggccagtcaagttctttcacaccaaactcatcaaaccatgtctttgtaatccTTACTGTGTTCACTGAggcacagtcatattggaatagaaCAGGgccttcccaaactgttgccacaaagttgtaagcatagcattatccaaaatgacttggtatgctgaagcgttaagattacccttcactggagataaggggcctagcctaaaccctgaaaaacagccccataccaatatccctcctctgattgaaacacctcaattcaataattaacaggtgtggccaaatatttttgttcatatagtgtgtatcTCTCTTTCTACCTAGGGTGCCAGGCTTTGGGGGCAGAACATAAAATCACTCATTCAGTATTTTTAATGTCCCCAGGGTGCCCACACATAGCCCATGAAGCTGCCAACTGCAGCACCTCCATGTCTGTTATATGCTGGAAGTTTGGTACTTGGCTATGATGGCACAGCCCAACGCCACGTTCTCAGTGTGAGAGCAGAAGATGCTGCCCCCAGCCTACTAAAATAAGAAGTAGGGGTCTGTGAGCGACAAGGGATCCCTCTGAGCTTCCGATGGTCCTGTGTATATAGTTTCCAATTGATAAAATTATGATctacaaacattttattattttttctgtatcGGCTTCTCTGTACCACTAAAAGGATAGACTGTCTTTCTGTAACATTGTTGcaatgcagtaaaataaaaaaattgatagACATGGTTATGGGCTATATTCTATTGTAGAGAGTAAATTTGGTAAGTACTTTAAAATTTCCAGCACAAATGTAGATTGCAGATGGCTAAAGCAATTTgaatatatgcttatttttcaACAGGAGGCAATAGAAACACGAATAACATAGCTGCAAACCTTCAGGGTATATGAATTAATAACAAGGTATATAGGCCTCTGTTTTACATCTAGGATACAAATAatccatcttatttttatttcagtattcCACCTATCATGGTTATCAACTGAAACAGGTATGTTGGAGCATTATGGGAAACAGCAGTCCACGAAGAAAACCTCCATCGGACACCTGTGGGGAGGACAGAAAGCAAATTATTAAAGAAGAATCTACCCATCCCAAAGCAGTTGGTGAATGTTGCCCTCCAGAGGAGATGGCAAGTGCAACACTGACAGAGGACATCTATGAGAAAACCGATGGGAATGTGTTTTATAAATTTGTCATTTTGCATGCAGAAACTGATATACTAGAGGCAATAAGAGTGAAGAAGATGCTGCAAGACAAGTTCCGCATTAAACCAGGACTTATATTTGGAGAAATGCCGGCAGGGCAGCACATTCTGAAAAATCTAGATGATGCCGTGAATGGTTCAGCCTGGACTATTCTATTACTAACTGAAAACTTCATTAGAGAGACATGGTGCGAGTTTCAGTCCCACGCGACATTAATCAATTCCATTCACATGCACCATAAATATAACACTGTGATTCCTGTGAGACCAAAGCACAATAACCTGCCAAGAGAGAAGACACCCTTTCCACTCAATCTCATTAATGCATTGGAAGAAGGGAATCCTGAATTCACAAAGCAAGTGGAGAAAACCTTTCAGGAGTGCCTATATCAGAAACAGTATGCAATATGGAGGGCTGAGGAGGAGGGCATTGAGCAGCAATAACAATGATTTGTGTGTGATTGGCACATGCAGCGCAATATGACAGACATGTATCTTTCCTACTTCATTTACAGTAAAGacacgggtatatttactaaactgcattcttcaaagaagtggagatgttgcctatagcaaccaatcaggttctagttatcatttatttagtacattcttcaaaatgacagctagaatctgattggttgctatagacgacatctccactttttcaaacctacagcttagtaaatataccccataaactCAGGGTAACATTCTGTGCTtcagttataataataattactaatgaatattggttcagccaaaaCAATGGACATCATGTGGTGCATATAAAATCATCTGCACTTCAAATCTAGAGAATAATAAACATAAACAACAAAGCTATTCCATCGCTGAGCTAGGAACTGCCACTTTTCAAGCAATGGAACATTCTCCGATATCACCTCAAACACATAGTGATGGTAATGGCAAAAAGTTGGCAATCCACCACCAAAAAAACTGAAATAAATCCCAATATATATGCCCAATCCTCCACCCACTACATAATAAAGAAACCAATTTGGCAATTGTTATTCATTCTGATAGCTGGAAATGTATGTAATCACATTAAATATGGGGTTATATTGTGAAAACCTATAGTGTTTCTTCAGAAGCCTTTTATTGGTTTCATAGGAAGCTACCAAATAGCATCTGTATTTGACAAGGCCCTTCATACAAGTGAAATAATACTGAATTACACTGCTGTAGACACTGATCGTTTGAAACTGTTTTGGATATAATTATATACTTAACTGCCCAGCTTATCCTACAATTAAACAGTACACTGAGAAGTGTATCCATATTCTGACTGTAGTTTCTTAGCGGAAGACAATAAAGGGCACTATACCCTAAGAATAAATAGGgggcatttatttttatacaaatgtacAACTGAAATATCTGGGCTACATATGAATGTGAATCCTCCCTTCTGTAGTActggaaaaaaaggggagaaaaaataTTATCTTAGCATAGTAGAGTTTAAGGTTATAGTTTGAGCTTGAGTTGTTTTTAACCGATTAGTTTTCATATGCCCTGCATCAACTTTTACTTACTACTTTCCGTTATATTCTACCATCCTTTTGTGTTATCATCTTTCACAAGCGGAGTTGTTTATATTGGTTACtgctttctatttatttttcctcATAAACTTCACTGGCTATGTAAAACCAGGCACCTCACCATGCACCTCACCATGCACCTCACCAGGCACCTCACCATGCACCTCACCAGGCACCTCACCAGGCACCTCACCAGGCACCTCTTGGCTGCATCCACAGTTTAACAGAGCACATTGCATGCCACAAAATTCTCTTACATTTCACCCCTCACGGTTGATGTCTCTGAACTGACCGAAACCTatgctgaatttttgagtatgcAAAGTTTCAAGGTCACAAACCAGACTAAAGGGTTACCAAAATGTAAGCCAGTGCCTCCTACTTAGTGGGAAAGTTAGTCAGTATTTACATCGACTGTTGACCAAGAAACATACTGCTTACTCATTAGCGATGGTGTCCTTATATTTCTAAGAGCACCAAATCCCCACCCCTTCTAAATATAGACACTGCGCTGCCGGCAGAACAGACAGTGTCTTTCTGCAGTTTATGGCTGGACTTACTCATTATTTGAGGAATTGTTTCAAAATTTCAGCCATTCCAGGCAACATACTAGAACTTGCATAAAGGAGGTAGAGTATATATTGTGCAGACCTATTCTTCAGACCTATGCTTTACCTACTAGTCTCAGTATAGTTGAATAGTTTTCAGATATAAATCCTGTTGCATTATCCAGCTTGCTCTGGCTTTTATTTCGGAAGTGCAAAATATACAAAGTTCAATGCAAAAACCTTCATAGAGATGCCACTAGCTTTACCTTGTGCAAGTGCACAGATGCACTTAGTTTTGTGGAGCAATGCAAAaacaagtctcctggacaaaactatgttacaatgcaaggggtgcaaattagtattctgttttacacataagttaaatactaactgttttttcatgtagcacacaaatacttgatagcttatttgcaccccttgcattgtaacatggttttgtccaggagactgaaataagaagttccttaagttaatatccttaatgaatcaggtccaagatGTACATCTATGGAATATGATTATTGAAATGGGATAAAAGTGTTGAGAGGGCACAATTTTAAGGTTGTTTGTTGTTGTGCTTAGGAGCGCACAGCCATTCCCAAAATCAAACAGAGTTGACTTAGACTTAGATTTTTCCACTAATGCAGATCTGGCAGAGAATGGATCACATTGTGAGGTCCTTACCCCTACAAAAACTGCATACTCATTTGGCCATTACTTATGCACCTCATCAAGCATTGCATCCACATGGGCGTGCACAAGTTCAGTAACATGTCTCATTTGTGTACTCTTATAGTTACATATAGTGCATTTAATGCCTGCATTCACACATACTCTGTTATAGGTTAAATTGCTGTTACCTGGGCGCTCAAATTATCGCTGCTTATCTATGTACTGACATTGCCTGAAACCTTGACATGATTAATCGCCTCCACCCGTGACTCTTATTCCATCTGTGCTCCTGTAAGAAACACCGTTCTT
The Mixophyes fleayi isolate aMixFle1 chromosome 1, aMixFle1.hap1, whole genome shotgun sequence DNA segment above includes these coding regions:
- the TICAM2 gene encoding TIR domain-containing adapter molecule 2; amino-acid sequence: MGNSSPRRKPPSDTCGEDRKQIIKEESTHPKAVGECCPPEEMASATLTEDIYEKTDGNVFYKFVILHAETDILEAIRVKKMLQDKFRIKPGLIFGEMPAGQHILKNLDDAVNGSAWTILLLTENFIRETWCEFQSHATLINSIHMHHKYNTVIPVRPKHNNLPREKTPFPLNLINALEEGNPEFTKQVEKTFQECLYQKQYAIWRAEEEGIEQQ